The following are from one region of the Acidobacteriota bacterium genome:
- a CDS encoding radical SAM protein, whose protein sequence is MRILLYNPDNGVTRNFMPHLWMFLLQAITPPEHEVLLIDGNTQAMNEADMARFVRKRRIDLVGIGSMTRMVAKAYRMADAIRSAGVPVVMGGPHVTEMPDEALGRDGGIRHADAIALGEADELWPQIVEDAARGQLKEVYAPVDAAGKERKPSLQDYPVIPWESLDLDQFNLVPGFLRPVLKRVSAGFGTFRLIPIESGRGCPYGCEFCTVTGFFGDSIRFRSDESVVEEMLSLKRRARRDGGQVFVFFVDDNFAINIKRTKSLLRAIIDAGAQLPFIAQISMNLLRDEELADLLAAAGSRCLYIGLESIDPANLADVKKGFNKPAEYGAVLDRLAQRNIIAMFGFIFGMDYDTPGVAERTLEQMRSWPPGLPIFSNLVPFPSTPLYARLQASGRLTRPKHWLDFAPFTMAHTPLRISEEQVHEELNRAWSASYSAEANARAIEKIQHKSVGHRLIHLISRLFFRGIYFPQMTKREWMRVIADNRRMIFKLTREAFAARRARVQSEPAPAEYQADAR, encoded by the coding sequence ATGAGGATCCTGCTCTACAACCCGGACAACGGGGTCACCCGCAATTTCATGCCGCATCTTTGGATGTTTTTGCTTCAAGCGATCACTCCGCCGGAGCACGAGGTGCTATTGATTGATGGCAACACACAGGCGATGAATGAAGCCGATATGGCTCGGTTCGTGCGCAAGCGCCGCATCGATCTGGTCGGCATCGGTTCCATGACCAGAATGGTCGCCAAAGCTTATCGCATGGCCGATGCCATCCGCAGCGCAGGCGTGCCGGTGGTGATGGGCGGGCCGCACGTAACCGAAATGCCGGACGAGGCGCTTGGTCGAGACGGTGGCATTCGTCACGCCGATGCAATTGCGCTTGGCGAAGCCGACGAGCTCTGGCCTCAGATTGTCGAGGACGCTGCGCGCGGTCAACTCAAAGAGGTTTACGCGCCGGTCGATGCCGCGGGTAAAGAGCGCAAACCCAGCCTCCAGGACTATCCGGTGATTCCGTGGGAGTCGCTCGACCTCGATCAGTTCAATCTCGTACCCGGTTTCCTGCGACCGGTGCTCAAACGGGTGAGCGCGGGGTTCGGAACATTTCGCTTGATTCCAATCGAGTCGGGCCGTGGCTGTCCCTACGGTTGCGAGTTCTGCACGGTGACCGGGTTCTTTGGCGACTCCATCCGATTTCGCTCCGATGAGAGTGTCGTCGAAGAAATGTTGAGTCTGAAGAGGCGCGCCAGGCGAGACGGGGGGCAGGTTTTTGTTTTCTTTGTCGATGATAACTTTGCAATCAACATCAAGCGAACGAAGTCGCTTTTGCGCGCGATCATCGACGCCGGCGCTCAATTGCCGTTTATCGCGCAGATCAGCATGAACCTGCTACGCGACGAAGAACTTGCCGATCTGCTCGCGGCGGCGGGCTCCAGATGTTTGTACATCGGTTTGGAATCGATCGATCCGGCGAACCTCGCCGATGTCAAAAAGGGCTTCAACAAACCTGCCGAGTACGGGGCTGTGCTCGATCGGCTCGCGCAACGAAATATCATTGCGATGTTCGGATTCATCTTCGGCATGGACTACGACACGCCGGGTGTGGCCGAGCGAACGCTCGAGCAGATGCGTAGCTGGCCGCCCGGGCTTCCGATCTTCAGCAATCTCGTTCCCTTCCCTTCAACTCCGCTGTATGCGCGCCTGCAGGCCTCGGGCCGGCTCACGCGCCCAAAGCACTGGCTGGACTTCGCGCCCTTCACGATGGCGCACACTCCGCTAAGGATCAGCGAAGAACAGGTGCACGAGGAGTTGAATCGCGCATGGTCGGCCTCGTATAGCGCTGAAGCCAACGCCAGAGCTATCGAGAAGATTCAGCACAAATCGGTCGGACACCGGCTGATCCATCTGATCTCGCGTCTTTTCTTTCGCGGGATATATTTCCCGCAGATGACCAAGCGTGAGTGGATGAGAGTGATTGCTGATAATCGGCGAATGATTTTCAAGCTGACGAGGGAGGCATTCGCCGCGCGGCGCGCGCGTGTTCAGTCTGAGCCGGCGCCAGCGGAATACCAGGCGGATGCTCGTTAG
- a CDS encoding DNA methyltransferase: MFEFGRATLFEADCFEWLRKQSENSIHAVVTDPPYGLVEYAPEQQEKLRKGKGGVWRIPPRFDGATRSPLPRFTVLSPSDVEELARFFLEWGRALLPVLVPGANVVVASNPLLSYAISGALARAGLERRGEIVRLVMTMRGGDRPKAAHEEFMGVSVMPRSMWEPWVVFRKPIEGRVQDNLRKWKTGGFRRPSSDRPFGDVIPSSPTHKSERALAPHPSLKPQAFLRSLIRGVLPLGEGLVLDTFAGSGSTLAAAEAVQYESVGVEKDPRYFDLAKNAIPKLVKFKNGGNYPLNL, translated from the coding sequence ATGTTCGAATTCGGTCGCGCGACCCTCTTCGAGGCCGACTGCTTTGAGTGGTTGCGCAAACAGAGCGAGAATTCGATTCATGCTGTAGTGACAGATCCGCCTTATGGGTTGGTCGAATACGCGCCCGAACAACAGGAAAAGCTACGCAAGGGAAAAGGTGGCGTTTGGCGTATACCGCCCAGGTTCGATGGTGCAACGCGCTCCCCCTTGCCACGCTTCACGGTACTGTCGCCAAGTGACGTTGAGGAACTTGCAAGATTCTTCCTGGAATGGGGACGCGCTTTGCTTCCCGTACTGGTTCCCGGCGCCAATGTCGTGGTCGCGAGCAATCCACTCTTGTCGTATGCAATTTCCGGAGCTTTGGCGCGAGCCGGGCTCGAAAGACGCGGTGAAATTGTCCGTCTGGTTATGACCATGCGCGGCGGCGATAGGCCCAAGGCTGCCCACGAGGAGTTCATGGGTGTTAGTGTCATGCCACGTTCTATGTGGGAGCCCTGGGTTGTTTTTCGTAAGCCAATAGAAGGTCGGGTACAAGACAATCTGCGAAAATGGAAAACCGGTGGCTTCCGAAGGCCGTCGAGCGATCGTCCTTTTGGCGATGTGATCCCATCATCTCCCACACACAAATCGGAACGAGCCTTAGCGCCTCACCCGAGTTTGAAGCCGCAAGCGTTCCTCCGCTCGCTAATCCGAGGTGTCCTTCCGCTTGGCGAGGGACTCGTCCTTGATACCTTTGCGGGATCAGGATCAACATTGGCCGCCGCCGAGGCAGTTCAATATGAGAGCGTTGGGGTCGAGAAAGACCCGCGGTATTTCGACCTTGCCAAAAATGCAATTCCCAAGCTTGTGAAGTTTAAGAACGGCGGGAACTATCCGCTCAACTTGTAA
- a CDS encoding ABC transporter permease, with amino-acid sequence MQILWQDVRYGVRTLRGNFSFTLIAIVALALGIGANTAIFSVVNAVLLRPLPYRDAGRIVAIQEITREGKRIQVTPANFLDWRAQNTVFEHLAAILERTSNLAGTDQAERINLVMTSANFFQVFGAQPQRGRLFLPEDEQAGHPPIVVLGHGLWQRRFGGDPEIVGKSVTLDGKGYAVVGIAPAGFQYPGKTDAWLPPLRLAPAVNDTMDVTRVRGFGFLSAVALLKPGVPLGQAQAEMETITTQLREQYPETNNRRFDRVVTLHTHLVGDTSTVLWLLLGAVGFVLLIACANVANLMLVRATARQKEIAIRTALGASRLRIIRQLLTESVMLAITGGATGLLLAWWGIDLLTRLLPKDFPRLQDINLDLTVLGSTIVVSLITGIVFGFAPAWQVSRTDVNETLKDNSRGAIGGGVGNRLRSLFVVAEVALSLVLLVGAGLLLRSFLQLQSVNTGFNPAQVLTIRLSPSGTNFREDPQYIAYYKQVTERISAIPGVESVGAINTLPLAKGPTAGFRIEGRPLLPADQWPGGNYRNVNPDYFRALNIPVVQGRGFEERDNASAQLVAMINQATADHDFAGENPVGKRINFGGVDSKRQPIWFEIVGVVANVRSIELKEDPLAEVYTASLQDAFVGMSIVIRTTIEPAGLTAAVRQAVQDVDRAQPISEIRTMDNVVSESVTQPRFNLTLLGIFGGIALVLSAAGIYGVMAYTVAQRTHEIGIRVALGAKAPDVLRMILAQGLRLTAIGIVIGLVGSMLLTRFLSTLLFGVSPTDPLTFAVVALFLMGVALVACFVPARRAAKTDPMVALRYE; translated from the coding sequence ATGCAAATTCTTTGGCAAGATGTTCGTTATGGCGTGAGAACGCTGCGGGGTAATTTCAGCTTCACTCTCATAGCCATCGTCGCCCTGGCATTGGGAATCGGCGCGAACACCGCCATCTTCAGCGTGGTCAATGCCGTTCTTCTGCGTCCGCTGCCGTACCGGGATGCCGGCCGCATCGTAGCTATTCAGGAAATCACAAGAGAGGGCAAGCGCATTCAAGTGACGCCCGCGAATTTCCTGGACTGGCGCGCGCAGAACACCGTCTTCGAACATCTGGCTGCGATTCTCGAACGCACGTCGAACCTTGCCGGCACGGACCAGGCCGAGCGCATCAACCTCGTCATGACCTCGGCAAACTTCTTTCAGGTGTTCGGCGCGCAGCCGCAGCGCGGGCGATTATTCCTTCCGGAAGACGAACAGGCCGGGCATCCTCCGATTGTCGTCCTCGGTCACGGGTTGTGGCAGCGGCGCTTCGGCGGCGACCCCGAGATCGTCGGCAAATCCGTCACGCTGGACGGCAAGGGCTACGCCGTCGTAGGGATCGCGCCGGCTGGCTTTCAATATCCCGGTAAGACCGACGCGTGGCTGCCGCCGCTCAGACTCGCGCCGGCAGTCAACGACACAATGGATGTGACGCGGGTGCGCGGCTTCGGATTCCTGAGCGCGGTGGCGTTGCTGAAGCCGGGCGTCCCGCTCGGGCAGGCGCAAGCCGAGATGGAAACGATCACCACTCAGTTGCGGGAGCAGTACCCCGAAACCAACAACAGGCGTTTCGACCGCGTCGTCACCCTGCACACGCATCTGGTCGGCGACACAAGCACGGTGTTGTGGCTGCTTCTGGGCGCGGTCGGCTTCGTCTTGTTGATAGCCTGCGCCAACGTCGCGAATCTGATGCTTGTGCGCGCAACCGCCAGGCAAAAGGAGATTGCGATCCGCACCGCGCTTGGCGCATCGCGGCTGCGCATCATTCGACAACTGCTTACCGAAAGCGTGATGCTCGCGATTACCGGCGGCGCGACGGGACTGTTGCTGGCCTGGTGGGGAATAGACTTGCTGACGCGCCTGCTGCCGAAAGATTTCCCGAGGCTTCAAGACATCAACTTAGATCTGACCGTGCTCGGCTCGACTATCGTTGTTTCCCTGATTACCGGCATCGTGTTTGGCTTCGCTCCCGCGTGGCAAGTCTCGAGAACCGATGTTAACGAAACGCTGAAAGACAATTCGCGAGGCGCAATCGGCGGCGGCGTCGGCAACCGACTCCGCAGTCTGTTCGTCGTCGCGGAAGTCGCGCTGTCGCTGGTACTGCTGGTTGGCGCGGGACTTCTGCTTCGCAGTTTCCTTCAACTGCAATCCGTCAACACCGGCTTCAATCCGGCGCAGGTGTTGACCATACGTTTGAGTCCTTCGGGTACGAACTTCCGCGAAGATCCGCAATACATCGCCTACTACAAACAAGTGACCGAACGGATCAGTGCGATCCCGGGGGTCGAGTCGGTCGGCGCAATCAACACGCTGCCGTTGGCGAAGGGTCCGACCGCGGGTTTCCGAATCGAAGGCCGCCCGCTACTGCCCGCCGATCAGTGGCCCGGAGGAAACTATCGCAATGTCAACCCCGATTACTTCCGCGCCTTGAACATCCCGGTGGTGCAAGGCCGCGGCTTTGAGGAGAGGGACAACGCCTCGGCTCAGCTTGTCGCGATGATCAACCAAGCTACGGCCGACCACGATTTCGCGGGCGAGAATCCGGTCGGCAAACGCATCAACTTCGGCGGCGTCGATAGCAAACGCCAACCGATCTGGTTCGAGATCGTAGGCGTTGTGGCCAACGTTCGGAGCATTGAGTTGAAGGAAGACCCGTTGGCGGAAGTGTACACCGCTTCGCTGCAGGATGCTTTCGTCGGCATGTCGATTGTCATACGCACGACAATCGAGCCGGCGGGTTTGACCGCCGCGGTGCGGCAGGCTGTGCAAGACGTGGATCGAGCGCAGCCGATTTCGGAGATCCGAACGATGGACAACGTCGTCAGCGAGTCGGTAACTCAGCCGCGTTTCAACCTCACGTTGCTGGGCATCTTCGGCGGCATCGCGCTGGTTTTGTCGGCGGCTGGAATCTACGGCGTGATGGCTTATACGGTGGCGCAGCGAACGCATGAAATCGGCATTCGCGTTGCGCTGGGGGCTAAGGCTCCCGACGTGCTGCGGATGATACTAGCTCAAGGTTTGCGATTGACGGCCATCGGTATCGTGATCGGCTTGGTGGGCTCGATGCTGCTAACAAGGTTCTTGTCCACGCTCTTATTCGGCGTGAGCCCAACCGACCCGCTGACCTTCGCGGTCGTCGCATTGTTTTTGATG